A single window of Candidatus Dependentiae bacterium DNA harbors:
- the zwf gene encoding glucose-6-phosphate dehydrogenase: MNSCIFIILGATGDLTKRKLIPAIYNLIKNKKIDNFAIVGAALSQTTSEEILAQAEKFIKNIDKDCWNKLKSVFYYKSVNFYNEQEFSHLKELIEKVENKHKLPQNRLFYLATMPEHFEIITQNLSKCCIIKPKKNDSCKGWTRVVYEKPFGYDLESAKKINKTILKTFKKDQVFRIDHYLGKELVGNISLVRFTNRVFEPLWNNKNIDSIQIIINEKLGIENRGKFYDSCGAINDMMQSHMLQVLSLIAMETPKQLSGKFIHNAKIKVLKKIKPYSTILGQYLGYRSEDGVNPDSATETFAAIALHINNKRWKNVPFYLKTGKFLSNKESAIHIRFKMVKCLLSKCCPSDSNYLTIKIQPDAGFFLELNSKVPGTNEVIPVKMDFCHECLFGPNSFQAYEILLSDVMSGDQSFFLQEDEIEESWRIVQEIKKLSEKLYFYEKESSGPKEIEKLEPNKIVRWRS; the protein is encoded by the coding sequence ATGAATTCTTGCATATTTATAATACTTGGAGCAACAGGTGATCTTACCAAGAGAAAGCTGATTCCGGCTATCTACAACCTGATAAAGAACAAAAAAATAGATAATTTTGCGATCGTTGGCGCTGCACTTTCGCAAACAACTTCAGAAGAGATTCTTGCACAAGCTGAAAAGTTCATTAAAAATATCGATAAAGACTGCTGGAATAAGCTAAAATCGGTTTTTTATTACAAATCGGTAAATTTTTACAATGAACAAGAATTTTCACACCTTAAAGAACTTATTGAAAAGGTAGAAAATAAACACAAATTACCACAAAACAGACTTTTTTATCTTGCAACTATGCCCGAACATTTTGAAATAATAACTCAAAATTTATCAAAGTGTTGCATCATAAAACCCAAAAAAAACGATTCTTGCAAAGGTTGGACGCGGGTAGTTTACGAAAAACCATTTGGCTATGACTTAGAATCTGCAAAAAAAATTAATAAAACAATTTTGAAAACCTTCAAAAAAGATCAAGTTTTTCGAATAGATCACTACCTAGGCAAAGAATTAGTTGGAAACATATCTTTAGTCAGATTTACCAATCGCGTATTTGAACCGTTATGGAATAATAAAAATATAGATTCGATCCAAATAATTATAAATGAAAAACTCGGTATAGAAAATCGTGGAAAATTCTACGATTCTTGTGGCGCAATAAATGATATGATGCAAAGCCATATGCTACAAGTTTTAAGTTTAATCGCTATGGAAACACCAAAGCAACTAAGCGGAAAATTCATACACAATGCCAAAATAAAAGTATTAAAAAAGATAAAACCATATTCCACTATTTTGGGACAATACCTTGGTTACAGATCAGAAGATGGCGTAAATCCAGATTCAGCCACAGAAACATTCGCAGCTATCGCTCTGCACATTAACAACAAAAGATGGAAAAATGTTCCCTTCTATCTCAAAACAGGAAAGTTTTTAAGTAATAAAGAATCTGCAATTCACATTCGCTTCAAAATGGTAAAATGCTTACTGAGTAAATGCTGTCCTTCCGATTCCAACTATTTAACAATCAAAATACAACCTGATGCAGGATTTTTCCTTGAATTAAACTCAAAAGTTCCTGGAACTAATGAAGTAATTCCTGTAAAAATGGACTTTTGTCATGAATGCCTTTTCGGTCCTAATAGCTTTCAAGCTTATGAAATTTTACTTTCAGATGTGATGTCAGGTGATCAATCTTTCTTTTTGCAAGAAGATGAAATCGAAGAATCCTGGAGAATTGTTCAAGAGATTAAAAAATTATCAGAAAAATTATATTTTTATGAAAAAGAAAGCTCTGGTCCAAAAGAAATTGAAAAATTAGAACCAAATAAAATTGTAAGGTGGAGATCATGA
- a CDS encoding UDP-N-acetylmuramate--L-alanine ligase encodes MFKQKHVHFIGIGGIGMSGIAEILNLQGYKVSGCDLSSKDSKVLDHLKYLGCEVFDQHSADHLQDVDVVVYSSAVRKDNPEIVGAIEQGIPVIPRALMLAELMRAKNGITISGAHGKTTTTSLISHILIEVGQSPTVVVGGILKNISNNALIGKSNLLIAEADESDRSFLYLNPTYAIVTNIDAEHLDTYKDLDDIKNTFKSFLSKLPFYGRAIVCIDDASVRSILPLNHVPTIKYGLSTDADVMGEILEIAPNYSRFNVYLQNPSKLRHHSFNVEGNQSIKLGEVLLNIPGKYNVLNALAAISLCLEFKIPFEQIEKSIESFKGVERRFEFKGTFNGAELYDDYGHHPTEIKNALTVARLKKKNKLVAIFQPHRFSRTFKLWDDFVETFSGSGIDVLYITDIYPASEDPIDGVTSERLAKAIAQKDPLIKIIYFPTYDEIEADVRNVLQPDDLLLTIGAGKVNKIAEHLAKS; translated from the coding sequence ATGTTTAAGCAAAAACATGTCCATTTCATAGGAATTGGCGGAATAGGAATGAGTGGAATTGCAGAAATTTTAAACCTGCAAGGATACAAAGTTTCTGGATGTGATTTATCGTCAAAAGATTCTAAGGTTTTGGACCATTTAAAATATTTGGGATGCGAAGTTTTTGATCAGCACTCAGCGGATCATTTGCAAGATGTCGATGTTGTTGTTTACTCATCTGCTGTTCGCAAAGATAATCCTGAAATAGTTGGCGCCATAGAGCAGGGTATTCCTGTAATACCACGAGCTCTTATGCTTGCAGAGCTTATGCGTGCTAAAAATGGAATTACGATTTCCGGAGCGCATGGTAAAACAACTACAACATCTTTGATTTCTCACATCTTGATCGAAGTTGGCCAATCTCCAACGGTGGTTGTAGGTGGAATTCTTAAAAATATTTCTAACAATGCGTTGATTGGAAAAAGTAATTTACTGATTGCAGAAGCAGATGAAAGCGATCGGTCTTTTTTGTATCTTAATCCAACCTATGCGATAGTAACAAACATTGATGCTGAACATCTTGATACTTATAAAGATTTGGACGATATTAAAAATACATTTAAAAGTTTCCTTTCAAAATTACCTTTTTATGGTCGTGCGATAGTTTGTATTGATGATGCTTCTGTTCGTTCAATTTTACCACTTAATCACGTTCCAACAATCAAATATGGTTTGTCCACGGATGCGGATGTTATGGGTGAAATTTTAGAAATTGCACCAAATTATTCACGCTTCAATGTTTATTTGCAAAATCCATCAAAACTTCGACACCATTCTTTTAATGTAGAAGGTAATCAGTCCATCAAGCTTGGCGAGGTTTTATTAAATATTCCTGGTAAATATAATGTTTTAAACGCGCTTGCAGCTATTTCACTTTGTTTAGAATTTAAAATTCCTTTTGAGCAGATTGAAAAATCTATCGAAAGTTTTAAGGGAGTTGAAAGACGTTTTGAATTTAAAGGAACATTTAACGGTGCAGAGCTTTACGATGACTACGGACATCATCCTACAGAGATTAAGAATGCTCTTACCGTTGCAAGACTTAAGAAAAAAAATAAACTTGTAGCAATTTTCCAGCCACATCGTTTTAGTCGAACATTTAAACTGTGGGATGATTTTGTAGAGACATTTTCAGGTAGCGGAATCGATGTTTTGTACATAACAGATATATATCCAGCAAGCGAAGATCCTATAGACGGAGTAACTAGCGAACGTTTAGCCAAAGCAATAGCTCAAAAAGATCCGCTAATCAAAATCATTTATTTTCCAACATATGATGAAATTGAAGCAGATGTTAGAAATGTTTTGCAACCCGATGATTTGCTTTTGACCATTGGCGCAGGAAAAGTTAATAAGATTGCAGAACATTTAGCTAAGAGTTAA